In Streptomyces sp. NBC_00483, a single window of DNA contains:
- a CDS encoding glycoside hydrolase family 2 TIM barrel-domain containing protein → MPTSTSTSIAYVTDPSPGHGALPPRAWYAESSANSLSLNGTWSFRLAARADAHDDSFASPGYDAGSWSGVSVPGHWVMQGDGAFGAPAYTNVLYPFPVDPPRVPDENPTGDHLRVFDLPGDWPGDGSAVVRFDGVESCAKVWLNGTELGEFKGSRLPHEFEVGHLLAPTGNVLAVRVHQWSAGSYLEDQDQWWLPGIFRDVTLLHRPVGGARDFFTHASYDHTTGLGTLRVDSDVEGRITVPELGVDAATGESVTVAVEPWTAETPRLYDGELATAGERVPLRIGFRTVELSDGLIKVNGTPILFKGVNRHEWHPEHGRALDLETMRRDVELLKSHNINAVRTSHYPPHPAFLSLCDEYGLWVIDECDLETHGFCEQGWRDNPVDDERWTPALLDRAARMVERDKNHPSIVLWSLGNEAGTGRGLTAMAEWIHARDPERLVHYEGDINCRDTDVYSRMYADHAEVERIGQGIDGGPERRRALPFIQCEYAHAMGNGPGGLADYQRLFEKYDRLQGAFVWEWIDHGVADERHGYAYGGDFGEELHDGNFVCDGLLFPDRTPSPGLIEFKKVIEPVRITVDGDAGAVRVTNRYDFRDLSHLAFDWTYEVEGEAVERGTLTVPPLTPGESTDVKLSAPAAGDASGYWTIRAMGADCEEVAWGQSAPTTPKSVVSTVVGERPSTAGDVLTLGPATFDARTGDLRTIGDVALASAPRLDVWRAPTDNDDGASWQNDERLGLLWRQFGLHRVQHRVDGVELDGSALTVHTRVGPASRDIGLRASYRWTADERRLRLTVSVIPEGDWRIPLPRLGVRLGLPVGDLGVRWFGGGPGEAYPDTREAARLGRWESDVDALHTPYVRPQENGARIDVRWAELGGLRIEGEPAYALTARRWTTQQLDAATHRTDLTPGDTLWVHLDHAQQGIGTQSCGPGVLPQYRLTPRPAEFGFVFSTLT, encoded by the coding sequence ATGCCCACGTCCACGTCCACCTCAATCGCCTACGTAACCGACCCCTCCCCCGGCCACGGCGCCTTGCCGCCTCGCGCCTGGTACGCCGAGTCGTCAGCCAACTCACTCTCGCTCAACGGGACTTGGAGTTTCCGGCTGGCGGCGCGGGCCGACGCTCACGACGACTCCTTCGCCTCCCCTGGGTACGACGCCGGCAGCTGGAGTGGCGTCTCCGTGCCCGGGCACTGGGTGATGCAGGGGGACGGGGCGTTCGGGGCGCCGGCCTATACGAACGTCCTCTATCCGTTCCCCGTCGACCCGCCGCGCGTTCCCGACGAGAACCCGACCGGGGATCACCTGCGCGTCTTCGACCTGCCCGGCGACTGGCCCGGTGACGGCTCGGCCGTGGTCCGCTTCGACGGGGTGGAGTCCTGCGCGAAGGTGTGGCTGAACGGCACGGAGCTCGGCGAGTTCAAGGGGAGCCGGCTGCCGCACGAGTTCGAGGTCGGCCACCTCCTCGCCCCCACCGGCAACGTGCTCGCGGTCCGCGTGCACCAGTGGTCCGCGGGCTCCTACCTGGAGGACCAGGACCAGTGGTGGCTGCCCGGCATCTTCCGCGACGTGACGCTCCTGCACCGCCCCGTCGGCGGCGCCCGGGACTTCTTCACGCACGCCTCGTACGACCACACCACCGGCCTCGGCACGCTCCGCGTCGACAGTGACGTGGAGGGGCGGATCACCGTGCCTGAGCTGGGTGTTGACGCGGCCACCGGGGAGTCGGTGACCGTCGCCGTCGAGCCGTGGACGGCCGAGACGCCGCGCCTGTACGACGGCGAGCTCGCGACGGCCGGTGAGCGGGTGCCGCTGCGCATCGGCTTCCGTACCGTGGAGCTGTCGGACGGCCTCATCAAGGTCAACGGCACGCCGATCCTCTTCAAGGGCGTCAACCGGCACGAGTGGCACCCGGAGCACGGCCGCGCGCTCGACCTCGAAACCATGCGCCGCGACGTCGAGTTGCTGAAGTCCCACAACATCAACGCCGTCCGCACCTCCCACTATCCGCCGCACCCCGCCTTCCTCTCCCTCTGCGACGAGTACGGGCTGTGGGTCATCGACGAGTGCGACCTGGAGACCCACGGCTTCTGCGAACAGGGCTGGCGCGACAACCCGGTCGACGACGAGCGCTGGACCCCCGCACTGCTCGACCGGGCGGCCCGCATGGTCGAGCGCGACAAGAACCATCCGTCCATCGTTCTGTGGTCCCTCGGCAACGAGGCGGGCACCGGGCGCGGGCTCACCGCCATGGCCGAGTGGATCCACGCGCGCGACCCCGAGCGCCTCGTGCACTACGAGGGCGACATCAACTGCCGTGACACCGACGTCTATTCGCGCATGTACGCCGATCACGCAGAGGTCGAGCGGATCGGCCAGGGGATCGACGGCGGCCCGGAGAGGCGGCGCGCCCTCCCCTTCATCCAGTGCGAGTACGCGCACGCCATGGGCAACGGTCCCGGCGGACTCGCCGACTACCAACGGCTGTTCGAGAAGTACGACCGGCTTCAGGGCGCGTTCGTCTGGGAGTGGATCGACCACGGGGTCGCCGACGAGCGCCACGGGTACGCGTACGGCGGCGACTTCGGCGAGGAGCTGCACGACGGCAACTTCGTGTGCGACGGGCTGCTGTTCCCGGACCGGACGCCGTCGCCGGGGCTCATCGAGTTCAAGAAGGTGATCGAGCCCGTACGGATCACCGTCGACGGGGACGCCGGAGCCGTACGCGTCACCAACCGCTACGACTTCCGCGACCTGTCCCACCTCGCCTTCGACTGGACGTACGAGGTGGAGGGCGAGGCCGTGGAGCGCGGCACGCTCACCGTGCCGCCGCTCACCCCCGGCGAGTCCACGGACGTGAAGCTGTCGGCGCCCGCGGCGGGTGACGCGTCCGGGTACTGGACGATCCGGGCCATGGGCGCCGACTGCGAGGAAGTGGCGTGGGGACAGAGCGCCCCGACGACGCCAAAGTCCGTTGTCAGTACGGTAGTTGGCGAGCGTCCGAGCACCGCCGGGGACGTGCTCACGCTCGGCCCGGCCACCTTCGACGCCCGCACAGGCGACCTGCGCACCATCGGCGACGTGGCGCTCGCCTCCGCTCCCCGCCTCGACGTGTGGCGTGCCCCCACGGACAACGACGACGGCGCGAGCTGGCAGAACGACGAGCGGCTCGGCCTGTTGTGGCGACAGTTCGGCCTGCACCGCGTGCAACACCGCGTGGACGGCGTGGAGTTGGACGGGAGCGCGTTGACCGTGCACACGCGGGTCGGGCCGGCCAGCCGTGACATCGGGCTGCGCGCGAGCTACCGCTGGACGGCCGACGAGCGGCGGCTGCGGCTGACCGTGTCCGTCATCCCGGAGGGCGACTGGCGGATCCCGCTGCCCCGGCTCGGCGTCCGACTCGGGCTCCCCGTAGGGGACTTGGGCGTGCGCTGGTTCGGCGGCGGGCCCGGCGAGGCGTACCCGGACACGCGCGAGGCGGCGCGGCTCGGCCGCTGGGAGTCGGACGTCGACGCCCTGCACACCCCGTACGTACGACCGCAGGAGAACGGGGCGCGGATCGACGTCCGTTGGGCCGAGCTCGGCGGCCTGCGCATCGAGGGCGAGCCCGCCTACGCCCTCACGGCCCGCCGCTGGACGACGCAGCAGCTCGACGCGGCCACGCACCGCACGGACCTGACGCCCGGCGACACGCTGTGGGTGCATCTCGACCACGCGCAGCAGGGCATCGGCACGCAGTCGTGCGGACCCGGCGTGCTCCCGCAGTACCGGCTGACGCCGAGGCCGGCGGAATTCGGCTTCGTCTTCAGCACGTTGACGTAG
- a CDS encoding ROK family protein — protein sequence MKRTSRDIRTANRYEVLRRCLDRSAVSRQELAAETGLSSATVATLVGELLDLGILVTGGFVDSAGGRPRGLVSVDAGHGSLVGVDVAETYVHAELFDLNLRVVARADRQLRPGAHEPGHVVAVIADAVRAVLDANTGGPVLGAGVCMPGLVDRQGGISVYAPNWGWREAVPLRELLAQHLDVPLYLDNPLRASTVAELWFGAARGRDDAVVVNLGTGVGAGLALGGALHRGVTNSAGEWGHTTLVLDGRPCHCGDRGCVEAYAGAPGIMRNLRELYPSSALLHPDDQTATIEAIGRAAAEGSVQALDVVRETARYLGAAVADLVNLLNPEVVVLSSWVASALGGPLVSEVRGAVERHSLAGPFAAAEIVLSPVPTDPVSLGAATFALEGVLSGTAPVPHPHTA from the coding sequence ATGAAGCGCACGTCCCGCGACATACGGACGGCGAACCGGTACGAGGTGCTGCGCCGCTGCCTCGACCGGTCCGCCGTCTCCCGGCAGGAGTTGGCCGCAGAGACGGGCCTCAGCTCGGCGACCGTCGCCACGCTCGTCGGGGAGCTGCTCGACCTGGGGATCCTGGTCACGGGCGGCTTCGTGGACTCGGCGGGCGGGCGGCCGCGCGGCCTCGTCTCCGTCGACGCGGGCCACGGTTCGCTCGTCGGCGTGGACGTCGCGGAGACGTATGTGCACGCCGAGCTGTTCGACCTGAACCTGCGAGTCGTCGCCCGCGCCGACCGCCAACTGCGGCCCGGTGCGCACGAACCCGGGCACGTGGTCGCCGTGATCGCGGACGCGGTCCGGGCGGTGCTCGACGCCAACACCGGCGGGCCCGTGCTCGGCGCGGGCGTCTGCATGCCGGGGCTCGTCGACCGGCAGGGCGGCATCAGCGTGTACGCCCCCAACTGGGGGTGGCGGGAAGCGGTGCCGCTGCGTGAACTCCTCGCCCAACACCTCGACGTACCCCTGTACTTGGACAATCCGCTGCGTGCGTCCACCGTCGCCGAGTTGTGGTTCGGCGCGGCGCGCGGGCGGGACGACGCGGTCGTCGTCAATCTCGGCACGGGTGTCGGTGCGGGGCTCGCGCTCGGCGGGGCGCTGCATCGGGGTGTCACCAACAGTGCCGGCGAGTGGGGGCACACCACGCTCGTGCTCGACGGGCGGCCGTGCCACTGCGGTGACCGGGGGTGTGTGGAGGCGTATGCGGGGGCGCCGGGCATCATGCGCAACTTGCGGGAGCTGTACCCCAGTTCGGCACTTCTGCACCCCGACGACCAGACCGCCACGATCGAGGCGATCGGGCGGGCCGCGGCGGAGGGGTCGGTGCAGGCGCTCGATGTGGTGCGGGAGACCGCGCGGTATCTCGGCGCGGCGGTCGCCGATCTCGTCAACCTGCTCAATCCCGAGGTCGTCGTGCTCAGCAGCTGGGTCGCCAGTGCGTTGGGCGGTCCCCTGGTGAGCGAGGTTCGGGGGGCGGTGGAGCGGCATTCGTTGGCGGGGCCGTTCGCCGCGGCGGAGATTGTCCTTTCGCCCGTCCCTACGGATCCGGTGAGTCTGGGTGCGGCGACGTTTGCGTTGGAGGGCGTGTTGAGCGGCACCGCACCCGTTCCTCACCCACATACGGCTTGA
- a CDS encoding FAD-binding protein, with the protein MPAITNWARNITFAADRLHRPATVDELRAAVTKSGHIRVLGSGHSFNRIADVDAERDGALVSLGALPSRIDVDTAERTVRVGGGVRYAELAAELHAHGLALPNMASLPHISVAGSVATGTHGSGNGNRSLAEAVRAVEILTGDGELVTLARGDAGFEGAVVSLGALGVVLSLTLDVEPSFDVAQHVFRELPFQGLDFEAVSAAAYSVSLFTDWRGPRFDQVWVKRRMPDALDFPWAEAAALAQHPVPGMSAVHCTEQFGVPGPWHERLPHFRAEFTPSNGDELQSEYLLPREHAVAALAALDAVRDRIAPVVQVCEVRTVAADTQWLSPAYGRDTVAFHFTWVADTERVLPVVSLVEDRLREFAPRPHWGKVFTADPARVAARYPHAADFVALAERLDPQGKFSNAFVRTVLQSV; encoded by the coding sequence GTGCCTGCAATCACCAACTGGGCCCGCAACATCACCTTCGCCGCCGACCGGCTGCACCGTCCGGCCACCGTCGACGAGTTGCGTGCCGCCGTCACCAAGAGCGGGCACATACGGGTGCTCGGCAGCGGCCATTCGTTCAACCGGATCGCCGACGTGGACGCGGAGCGCGACGGCGCGCTCGTGTCGCTCGGCGCGCTGCCGAGCCGCATCGACGTCGACACCGCGGAGCGCACCGTCCGGGTCGGCGGCGGTGTGCGCTACGCCGAACTGGCCGCCGAACTGCACGCGCACGGGCTGGCGCTGCCCAATATGGCCTCGCTGCCGCACATCTCCGTCGCCGGTTCGGTGGCCACCGGCACGCACGGATCGGGCAACGGAAACCGGTCGCTGGCCGAGGCCGTACGGGCCGTGGAGATCCTGACCGGGGACGGGGAGCTGGTCACGCTCGCGCGCGGTGACGCCGGTTTCGAGGGGGCGGTCGTCTCGCTGGGCGCACTTGGTGTGGTGCTGTCGTTGACGCTGGACGTGGAGCCGTCCTTCGATGTCGCGCAGCACGTGTTCCGCGAACTCCCCTTCCAGGGGCTGGACTTCGAGGCCGTGTCGGCCGCCGCATACAGCGTGAGTCTGTTCACCGACTGGCGCGGTCCGCGCTTCGACCAGGTGTGGGTGAAGCGGCGGATGCCGGACGCGCTGGACTTCCCGTGGGCCGAGGCCGCCGCCCTGGCGCAGCACCCGGTGCCGGGGATGTCCGCCGTGCACTGCACCGAGCAGTTCGGGGTGCCGGGGCCCTGGCACGAGCGACTGCCGCACTTCCGGGCCGAGTTCACGCCCAGCAACGGAGACGAGCTGCAGTCGGAGTATCTGCTGCCGCGCGAGCACGCCGTCGCCGCGCTCGCCGCCCTCGACGCGGTGCGCGACCGGATCGCCCCCGTGGTCCAGGTCTGCGAAGTGCGCACGGTCGCCGCCGACACGCAGTGGCTGAGCCCTGCGTACGGCCGGGACACGGTCGCGTTCCACTTCACGTGGGTGGCGGACACGGAGCGGGTTCTTCCGGTCGTCTCGCTGGTGGAGGACCGGCTGCGGGAGTTCGCGCCGCGTCCGCACTGGGGGAAGGTGTTCACGGCCGATCCGGCGCGCGTCGCCGCCCGGTATCCGCATGCGGCGGACTTCGTGGCGCTGGCCGAACGGCTGGATCCGCAGGGGAAGTTCAGCAATGCGTTCGTGCGGACCGTGCTTCAGAGTGTTTGA
- a CDS encoding pyridoxamine 5'-phosphate oxidase family protein, which produces MTYTDDSRTLPQTERTTHRRLREQGSTDRADLEAILDAGFVCHLGVMVDGAPVVVPTVYGRDERWLYVHGSVASRSLAADPDAAVCVTVTHVDGLVLARSVFEHGVNYRSAMVHGVPRTITDEAEKLEGLRRLTEHATPGQWTYARQPNRKELAATTLLALSLEEASVKIRSGAPDDGESADAELGLWAGTLPLNARWGAPTADPLLPIGITAPAHVVARAGTRQG; this is translated from the coding sequence ATGACGTACACCGACGACTCCCGCACCCTGCCGCAGACCGAGCGGACCACGCACCGGCGGCTGCGGGAACAGGGCAGTACCGACCGCGCCGATCTGGAGGCGATCCTCGACGCGGGCTTCGTCTGCCATCTCGGTGTCATGGTCGACGGCGCCCCCGTCGTCGTACCGACCGTCTACGGGCGTGACGAGCGGTGGCTGTACGTGCACGGGTCGGTGGCCAGCCGCAGCCTCGCGGCCGACCCGGACGCGGCGGTGTGCGTGACGGTGACCCACGTCGACGGTCTCGTCCTCGCCCGCTCCGTCTTCGAGCACGGTGTGAACTACCGCAGCGCCATGGTGCACGGCGTGCCGCGCACGATCACCGACGAGGCAGAGAAGCTGGAGGGCCTGCGGCGCCTCACCGAGCACGCGACCCCCGGCCAGTGGACGTACGCGCGGCAGCCGAACCGCAAGGAGCTGGCCGCCACCACGCTCCTCGCGCTCTCCCTCGAAGAGGCGTCCGTGAAGATCCGGTCCGGCGCGCCCGACGACGGCGAATCGGCCGACGCGGAGCTCGGTCTCTGGGCCGGAACCCTGCCGCTGAACGCCCGCTGGGGCGCTCCCACGGCCGATCCGCTGCTGCCCATCGGCATCACCGCGCCCGCCCATGTGGTGGCCCGAGCGGGGACCCGGCAGGGCTGA
- a CDS encoding radical SAM protein, translating to MQSRTALVEDLMERFPHVPKEAVFKEDLLRGGVAFDASALSDNEDGEVKPKSYFIFSFDHGTLPELGEAALRRPPEEIVLTGGPYDLRRTVVSVRVNPKSPYRVAANEDGMLGLYLDGKRISDVGVPPMPEYYRHKLSNGKSVMEVAPTIQWGYLIYLTAFRVCQYFGAKEECQYCDINHNWRQHKAAGRPYTGVKDVDEVLEALEIIDKYDTAKASTAYTLTGGAITSKVQGLDEADFYGRYAKAIEEYFPGRWIGKVVAQALPKDDVQRFKDYGVQIYHPNFEVWDEYLFKMYCPGKERYVGRDEWHKRILDSREVFGARNVIPNFVAGVEMAEPFGFKTVDEAIASTTEGLRFFMSNGITPRFTTWCPEPTTPLGKENPDGAPLEYHIRLLDAYRSTMDEYGLSSPPGYGPAGAGRAVFSVSSFMDSLAPNEEAVEF from the coding sequence ATGCAGAGCCGAACGGCGCTGGTAGAGGACCTGATGGAGCGCTTCCCGCACGTTCCGAAGGAAGCGGTCTTCAAGGAGGACCTGCTGCGCGGCGGCGTCGCCTTCGACGCGTCGGCGCTGAGTGACAACGAGGACGGCGAGGTCAAGCCGAAGTCGTACTTCATCTTCTCCTTCGACCACGGCACGCTGCCCGAGCTGGGCGAGGCCGCGCTGCGCCGCCCGCCGGAGGAGATCGTCCTCACGGGCGGCCCCTACGACCTGCGCCGCACGGTCGTCTCGGTCCGCGTGAACCCGAAGTCCCCGTACCGCGTCGCCGCGAACGAGGACGGCATGCTCGGCCTCTACCTCGACGGCAAGCGCATCTCCGACGTGGGCGTGCCGCCGATGCCGGAGTACTACCGGCACAAGCTCTCCAACGGGAAGTCGGTCATGGAGGTGGCGCCCACGATCCAGTGGGGCTACCTGATCTACCTGACCGCGTTCCGGGTCTGCCAGTACTTCGGCGCCAAGGAGGAGTGCCAGTACTGCGACATCAACCACAACTGGCGCCAGCACAAGGCGGCCGGCCGCCCGTACACGGGCGTGAAGGACGTGGACGAGGTCCTCGAGGCCCTCGAGATCATCGACAAGTACGACACCGCGAAGGCGTCGACCGCGTACACGCTCACCGGCGGCGCGATCACGTCGAAGGTCCAGGGCCTGGACGAGGCGGACTTCTACGGGCGGTACGCCAAGGCCATCGAGGAGTACTTCCCGGGCCGCTGGATCGGCAAGGTCGTCGCCCAGGCGCTGCCCAAGGACGATGTGCAGCGCTTCAAGGACTACGGCGTGCAGATCTACCACCCCAACTTCGAGGTGTGGGACGAGTACCTGTTCAAGATGTACTGCCCCGGCAAGGAGCGCTACGTCGGCCGCGACGAGTGGCACAAGCGGATCCTCGACTCGCGCGAGGTCTTCGGCGCGCGCAACGTGATCCCGAACTTCGTGGCGGGCGTCGAGATGGCCGAGCCGTTCGGCTTCAAGACCGTCGACGAGGCCATCGCCTCCACCACCGAGGGCCTGCGCTTCTTCATGTCGAACGGCATCACGCCGCGCTTCACCACGTGGTGCCCCGAGCCGACGACGCCGCTCGGCAAGGAGAACCCGGACGGCGCGCCGCTGGAGTACCACATCCGGCTGCTCGACGCCTACCGCTCGACCATGGACGAGTACGGCCTGTCGTCGCCTCCCGGCTACGGTCCGGCGGGCGCGGGCCGGGCCGTGTTCTCGGTCAGCTCGTTCATGGACAGCCTCGCGCCCAACGAAGAGGCCGTGGAGTTCTGA
- a CDS encoding asparaginase: MARITLISTGGTIASRWQGTGYAADAGGDTVLASAALPEGVEVDVVDLFNVNSSRMTTELQLTLLRTVREVLADPSVDGIVVTHGTDTLEESAFLLDLHHDDPRPVVFTGAQKPLGQAEGDGPGNMYDALQLAANVRDLGVLVAFDGKVHAARGTVKTQTLAADAFADPSAGPLGRLGFGRVDLRHKPSRPAPLPQPGAGTEIPRVDIVMHHSDADATLFEAAVAAGARGIVLVATGAGNATPELVDAVSSAVRRGVLVAVSTRVSAGPLAEIYTGGGAVDLVAAGAVLSGTLRAGQTRIAVLAALLADVSPAARPDLLGRLIDAPGALPAGTEASGEQAAA, from the coding sequence ATGGCACGCATCACCCTCATCAGCACCGGCGGCACCATCGCGAGCCGCTGGCAGGGCACCGGCTACGCCGCCGACGCCGGCGGGGACACGGTGCTCGCGTCGGCCGCGCTGCCGGAGGGGGTCGAGGTGGACGTCGTCGACCTGTTCAACGTGAACAGCTCGCGGATGACGACGGAGCTCCAGCTGACGCTGCTGCGCACGGTGCGCGAGGTGCTCGCCGACCCGTCCGTCGACGGCATCGTGGTCACGCACGGCACGGACACCCTGGAGGAGTCCGCGTTCCTGCTCGACCTGCACCACGACGACCCGCGCCCGGTCGTCTTCACCGGCGCCCAGAAGCCGCTCGGCCAGGCCGAGGGCGACGGGCCCGGGAACATGTACGACGCGCTCCAGCTCGCCGCGAACGTGCGTGACCTGGGCGTACTCGTCGCCTTCGACGGAAAGGTGCACGCCGCTCGCGGCACCGTGAAGACGCAGACCCTCGCGGCCGACGCCTTCGCCGACCCGTCGGCAGGCCCGCTCGGCCGGCTCGGTTTCGGCCGCGTAGACCTGCGCCACAAGCCGAGCCGCCCGGCCCCGCTGCCGCAGCCGGGGGCCGGAACGGAGATACCGCGCGTCGACATCGTCATGCACCACAGCGACGCCGACGCCACGCTCTTCGAGGCGGCCGTCGCCGCGGGCGCGCGCGGCATCGTGCTGGTGGCCACGGGCGCGGGGAACGCGACGCCGGAGCTGGTCGACGCGGTGTCCTCAGCTGTACGCCGCGGAGTCCTCGTCGCCGTGTCTACGCGCGTATCCGCGGGCCCGCTCGCCGAGATCTACACGGGCGGCGGCGCCGTCGACCTGGTCGCCGCGGGCGCCGTGCTCAGCGGCACGCTGCGCGCGGGCCAGACCCGAATCGCCGTCCTGGCCGCGCTCCTCGCGGACGTCTCCCCCGCCGCCCGGCCCGACCTGCTCGGCCGCCTGATCGACGCGCCGGGCGCACTGCCCGCCGGCACCGAGGCGTCCGGCGAGCAGGCGGCCGCGTAA
- a CDS encoding Lrp/AsnC family transcriptional regulator: MDRIDLHILRELQEDGRLSNQDLAARVGLSPSPCMRRVRQLEKDGVIQGYRAIVDPDAVGRGFEVLVSIEVRRDRASVEAFEHALQDIPDVIEAYRLFGSPGCLLRIAVADLAAYERLWIEELTALDGVTEVNSQIIMKRIKEPKGLPV, encoded by the coding sequence ATGGACCGGATCGACCTGCATATCTTGCGCGAGCTCCAGGAGGACGGCCGCCTGAGCAATCAGGACCTGGCCGCCCGCGTCGGCCTCAGCCCGTCCCCGTGCATGCGCCGCGTGCGGCAGCTGGAGAAGGACGGCGTCATCCAGGGCTACCGCGCGATCGTCGACCCGGACGCCGTCGGCCGCGGCTTCGAGGTCCTCGTCTCCATCGAGGTGCGTCGCGACCGGGCCTCCGTCGAGGCCTTCGAGCACGCGCTCCAGGACATCCCCGACGTCATCGAGGCCTACCGCCTCTTCGGCAGCCCCGGCTGCCTGCTGCGCATCGCGGTCGCCGACCTCGCCGCGTACGAACGCCTGTGGATCGAGGAGCTCACCGCGCTCGACGGGGTCACCGAGGTGAACTCGCAGATCATCATGAAGCGCATCAAGGAGCCGAAGGGGCTGCCGGTCTAG
- a CDS encoding alanine--tRNA ligase-related protein — MRTDDVIRTFTEFYEDRGHRRITGSTLLPPPGDPVLFTTSGMHPLTPYLEGRPHPLGRRLVNVQRCLRTTDLEEVGDPTHLTVFEMLGTWSLGDYEGPQSLEWGYELLTEGFGIDPRMLYVTVFGGDEQTGPDTGSREVWERRGLPIEETVEDNWWDNGPTGPCGPDSEIFLWTGDTPPESTPTKDERWVEVWNHVTMRYRRLDDGSLVPLPQRNVDTGLGLERLSTLLQGRTSVFECDVFDPWRRLLPGLWPLDEPSFRVVGDHLRSSVVVVGDGVRPSNTGRGYVLRRLIRRVLTVLRREDPTRTLGDLPVELIRHTLDHFRQDVDPSYVRQVLLDEELRFDRLLERGRKVLSRPRFSGPLSEEDLHYLHDTHGLPRELVLNLRER, encoded by the coding sequence ATGCGCACCGACGACGTCATCCGCACGTTCACCGAGTTCTACGAGGACCGCGGCCACCGCCGGATCACCGGCTCGACCCTGCTGCCGCCGCCCGGCGACCCGGTCCTGTTCACCACCTCCGGGATGCACCCGCTCACCCCGTACCTGGAGGGCCGCCCCCATCCGCTGGGCCGACGGCTCGTCAACGTACAGCGGTGTCTGCGGACCACGGACCTGGAGGAGGTCGGCGACCCCACGCATCTGACGGTCTTCGAGATGCTCGGCACGTGGTCGCTCGGCGACTACGAGGGGCCGCAGAGCCTGGAGTGGGGATACGAGTTGCTCACCGAGGGCTTCGGCATCGATCCGCGGATGCTGTACGTGACCGTGTTCGGCGGCGACGAGCAGACAGGGCCCGACACCGGTTCGCGGGAGGTGTGGGAGCGGCGCGGGTTGCCGATCGAGGAGACCGTCGAGGACAACTGGTGGGACAACGGGCCGACCGGGCCGTGCGGTCCCGACTCGGAGATCTTCCTGTGGACCGGGGACACCCCGCCGGAGTCGACGCCGACCAAGGACGAGCGCTGGGTGGAGGTGTGGAACCACGTGACGATGCGTTACCGGCGCCTGGACGACGGCTCGTTGGTGCCGCTCCCCCAGCGCAACGTCGACACGGGCCTCGGCCTGGAGCGGCTTTCCACGCTGTTGCAGGGCAGGACGTCCGTCTTCGAGTGCGATGTCTTCGATCCGTGGCGGCGGTTGCTGCCGGGCCTGTGGCCGCTGGACGAGCCGTCGTTCCGGGTGGTCGGCGACCATCTGCGCTCGTCCGTCGTGGTCGTCGGCGACGGGGTGCGGCCGTCGAACACCGGGCGCGGATACGTGCTGCGCCGGCTGATCCGCAGGGTGCTGACCGTGCTGCGCCGCGAGGATCCGACCCGCACGCTCGGGGACCTGCCGGTCGAGCTGATCCGGCACACCCTGGACCACTTCCGCCAGGACGTCGACCCGTCGTACGTCCGCCAGGTACTGCTCGACGAGGAGCTGCGCTTCGACCGGCTCCTGGAGCGCGGCAGGAAGGTGCTGTCACGGCCGCGATTCTCGGGCCCGCTGAGCGAGGAGGACCTGCACTATCTGCACGACACCCACGGGCTGCCGCGCGAGCTGGTGCTGAACCTGCGGGAGCGGTAG